The Rhizobium sp. ZPR4 DNA segment CAAGGCGCTCGGCATTGTTCGCGGCGTTATCCGCGATCCAGCGCCGCTTGCTGCCGGGAAAGGGACCGGAACCTTCAACGACGTTGGGCAGCAGCATGAGACTTTTGCCGATCACCGGCTCAAGAGCAGCCTCGATCGCCTCGGGTGATGCGGTGCCGATTTCGGCGGCCAGAATCTCGAACTCGCGGCCACCCATGAAGCGTGCGGATGGTACGGCACGGCCGTAGGCATCGACATTGGCAAGCGCATCGCGCTTGGGATCGAGATGCTCGAGATCGCCGCCAACGCCGAAACTGATTACCCAGGTTCCGGTCGAGACGACCGCAAACGGGGCTTCGTTTTCCACCAGATGCGGCAGAAGCGAGGCGTTGGAATCGTGAATGCCGCAATAGACGGGCACGGCTCTTGCCAGACCGATTTCCGCGGCAAGCGTCGGCAATACCGATCCGAGCGCATCGAAGGCCGAACGCACCGGCGCCATCAGCGGGCGGATGCAAAGCGTGTCGACCAGAGAGGAGTAGCCTTGCGTGGTCGGGTTCCAGAGATCGGTGTGGCAGCCGAGTGAAGTCACCTCGTTGGCAGCGACGCCGCTCAGCCGGAATGCCCAGTATTGCGGATAGGTCAGGATCGTGGCAACGCGGGCGAAATCGGCGGGAAAGCTGCCTTTCAGATAGTGAATCTGCGCGCCGATGTTAAGCCCGACCGACAGTCCGGGCGAAAACGTCTCGGCGAATTCAGGTCGCAACCGGTCATAGGCGTCCCGAACGGCTTGGGGATAGGCGTGCTCATAGTCGAGAACCGGCATGGCAAGACTGCCGTCGGCCGCAAGCAACACGGCAGATGCGCCATGCGTCGTGATCGATATCGCATCGAAACCGGGCGCGACTGTAAAGCCCTTCAGCGCTTCGATGATGAAATGCCAGAGCCTTTCGATGTCGTAATGCGGGTAGGGCTCGGTCTTCAGCACGCTGTTACCCGTCTTGACAACGGCGACCTCGCTGCCCGTACCGGCATCGAGCACGACCACCTTGGCGTTGGTCTTGCCGATGTCGATCACGGCGATGTGGCGGTAGGCTGTCTCGGTGCTCATGGCAGATAAAAGACCGCGACGAGATCGCTCTGAACCGGCGAATTGTCGGGATTGGTCGCCATGATATCGGCCATATGCGCCCACCATTTCTTCATGACGGGATGGTCCGGCAGGCTCGCCATTGTGTGATCCTTCGGCCGCGTCAGCACGCCGAAGAGCGTATTCGTCTCGCGATCGAGGTGGATGGAATAGTCGCTGACGCCGGACTCGTGCAGTAGGTCCACGAGTTCCGGCCAGATTTCGTCGTGGCGCTTCCGGTATTCCGCTTCCATGCCTGGATTGAGCGTCATCTTGAAGGCGTGGCGTTCGAGAGCAGCGGTCATTTGGAACTCATGGTCTTGATGCGCCGGGCGACGATCGGCAACGCGATGGTGATGATGAGGAGGAGGCCGATGAAGATCGACATGACGATGCCGGGAACGTTGAGCAGGCCGAGGCCGAATGTGACGAGGCCCATGACGAAGGCGGCGATGACAACGCCGCCGATCGTGCCTGAGCCGCCGAGGATCGACACGCCGCCGAGCACGACCATGGTGACCACCTCCAGCTCCCAGCCGAGCGCGATCGAGGGGCGCGTCGAGCCAAGACGCGAGGTGAGGCAGACGGCGGCGATGCCGCTCATGATGCCGGTCAAGAGAAACAGGATGAACTTGATCCGTTCGACCGGAATGCCGGAGAAGCGTGCGGCAAAATCATTGTTGCCGATCGTATAGACCTGCCGGCCGAAATTCGTGGCATGCAGCAGGATCGCAAAAGCAATCGCAAGCACGATGAACAGCACGAATTCGAAGGAGAAGACCCAGACGACGTAACCTTGGCCGAAATAGGCGAAACTATCCGGATAGTTGCCATAGGCCTGGTCGCCGAGCACGATGTAGGAAATGCCGCGAAACAGGCTCATCGTGCCGATGGTAACGACGATCGACGGCAGCTTCAGCACCGAAACCAGGAAACCGTTGAAGATACCGCAGACCAGGCCGACGCCGATGCCGATCGCGACGAGGCCGGGCGTGTCGACGCCCAGTTGCGCGGCGGCGCCCATCGCTGTCGAGGCGAGCGCGATGATGGCTGCGACCGAGAGGTCGATTTCGCCTGCGATGACGAGCAGCGCCATGGCAAAGGCGATCATCGCCTTTTCGGTGAAGTTGAAGGTCGCGTCCGAGAGATTGTAGGGATCGAGGAAATAGGGCGAGGCCAGCGAATTGAAGATGAAGATCGCGACCGCGACGCCGAAGAGCAGCGTTTCCCAGCTCGACAGGATGCGCTTGAAAGGAGTGCCGAGGCGATCCGGAATGACGCGCTTTTCCGCCGTTGCCGCTTGCGAACCGTTTGTCATGCGATTGCTCCCTCGCTGGCGGTGTCTTTCGCGGCCTGATCTCTAAGGATGATACGGCCGCGGTTGCGTTCGCGGCGGGCATTGAAGACGACGGCCAGAATGATGACGGTGCCGGAGATTGCCATCTGCGTGAACGGCGAGATGCCGATGACCGGGAGCGCATTCTTGATAACGCCGAGGAAGAGGGCGCCCAACACAGCGCCGGCGACCGAACCGACGCCGCCTGCGATCGAAATGCCGCCGATGACGCAGGCCGCCACGCTATCGAGCTCGAAACCGTTGGCGATATCGACATAGGCAACGGCATAGCGCGAGACCCAGAGATAGCCGCTGAGCCCGGCGAGCGCACCCGAGAGAACGAAGGCGAGGAAACGCGTCCAGCCGACGTCGATGCCGGCATAAACGGCGGCGACTGGATTACCGCCGCTGGCATAGGCCGAGCGGCCGAACTGCATGTAGCGCAGCACCAGATACATCATCAGCACGATCACGATGCCGATCCAGGCAAGCACCGGCAGGCCGAGAAGTGGTGTACGCGGCACGTTCAGGAAGATCGGCGTGAACTGATGCGCATTCACCCAGGCGCCGCCCGACAGCACGAAGGCCATGCCGCGATAGATCGTCAGGGTGCCGAGCGTGACGACAATCGGCGGGATTTCCAAGGCCCAGACGAGATAGCCATTGATGGCGCCAAGAACCGCACCCATCAGGATTGCCGTGATGACGAGCACGATCAGCGGAATATCGGGATAGGCCGCATTCAACATCGCAACCGCCATGCCCGTCAGCGCCAGGTTGGCGGCGACGGACAGATCGATCGATTTGGTCAGAATGACGGTCATCTGGGCAAGCGCCAGGATGATGAGGATCGAGGTATCGTTGAAGATATTGGCGAGATTGGCGGGCTCGGCAAAGCCGGCGGCGCGCGTTGCGAAACCAGCGATCATCACGGCGATGATGATAAAGAGCAGTGTCTCTCGTCTTTTGAGGATACGTGGCATCCGGCTCTCCCTATGCATTTCCCGTGGCGGCACGGACGAGTGTTTCCGGTGTCAGCTCCCCGCGGTCAAAAAGACCAGCCGACAGACCCTCTTTCATAACGAGCACTCGATCCGCCATGCCGATGATCTCCGGCAGTTCGGAAGAGATCATGATGATGCTCAGGCCCTCGGCCGCCAGCTCGCTGATGAAGCCATGAACGGCTGCCTTCGAGCCGATGTCGATCCCCTTGGTGGGCTCGTCGAGAATGATGATTTTCGGCTGCGTCGCGAGCCACTTGCCGATGACTACTTTCTGCTGGTTGCCGCCTGACAGCGTGCCGACCGGCACGGAGAGGGCGGCGGCACGAAGATCGAGCCGTTCGGCATATTTGCGGGCAAGCGCAAATTCGTTGGCCGCTTTCAGGAAGCCCTTGCGCGAGGTGCGTCCGAGCGAGGGCAAAGACATGTTCTGATAGATCGGCATCGGCAGCGCTAAGCCATGGCGGCCGCGCTCTTCCGGTACGTAGACGATGCCGGCGCCGATGGCGTCCTGTGGCGAACGCACCTGGATTTCCCGTCCATCGAGCGTCAAGCGTCCGGAGAGCGGCCTGGTGATGCCGAAAAGCGATTGGCAAAGTTCGGAGCGCCCCGCGCCGATCAGGCCGTAAACGCCGAGAATCTCGCCGCGCCTGAGCTTGAAGGAAATGTCCCGAAACTCCGTGCGATGACAGTATTTGTCGACTTCGAGAACCGTTTCTCCGAGCGCTACCGCAACCTTGGGAAAGGCGTTGCCGACATCGCGTCCGACCATCATGCGGACGATCTCGTCCTGCGGGGTCGATTTCAATTCGCCGTGGCCGACATCGCGACCGTCGCGGAAGACGACGAAATTATCGGCAATTTCATAGAGTTCGTCGAACTTGTGGCTGATGAACAGGATCGCCTTGCCCTTCGCCTTCAATCCCTCGACGATGCGGAAGAGATCGTCGATTTCCTTGCGCGAAAGGGCGGCCGTGGGTTCGTCCATGATGACGATGCGGGCCTCGATCGACAAAGCGCGAGCAATCGCCACGAGATGGCGCTGCGCAATGGAGAGGTCCTTCAATCGGATTGTGGGATCGATGGCGCTTTCGAGGGATTGAAGAAGTTCCTTCGAACGGCTGTTCATCCGTTTCCAGTCTATGGTGCGCCAGGATGTGCGCGGCGCATGACCGAGGAAGATGTTTTCGGCGACGGTCAGCTCGTCGAAGAGCACCGTCTCCTGGTGGATGGCCGTAACGCCGGCATCGATGGCGGCCTGCGCGTTGGCGAAAGCTGTCGGCTTGCCATCGACGAGAATCTCGCCCTCGTTCGGGCGGTAGATACCGGTCAAAATCTTGACGAGGGTCGATTTGCCCGCACCGTTCTCGCCTATCAGGGCGGTCACCTTGCCGGGATAAAGCGAAATGCTGACGCCATCCAGCGCTTTCACGCCGGGAAAGATCTGGGAAATGCCGCGCATTTCCAGGATGGCTTGATTGTTCGCGGCAGGTGCGTCCGCCAGGGGTCGTTGAAGAACTGTGGTCATCAGCAATGTACCGGATCAATGAAACCAGGTCCGGCGGCTGACACCGCCGGAGAGCTGCGAATTCGATTTTCGATCAGAAAACCTTGGAGAACTGATCGATGTTCGAAGCGTTGTAGACGAACGGATCGGCCATGGCGGCTTCGCCGTTTGCGTCGACCTTGATCTTGCCCATGCGGCCAGCATTGATCTCGCTGCCCGGCTTGCCGTCGGTCTCGCCCTTGACAAGGCGATAGGCGATCTGCGTTGCAGAATAGCCGAGATCGATCGGGTTCCAGATCGCGAATTCCTTCGTCGCACCGGATTTGATCGCGCCGGCCATTTCAGACGGCAGGCCGAGACCGGTCACGTAGACCTGGCCGATCTTGCCGGCATCCTTGACGGCCTGCGAAGCGGCAAGCACGCCAACGGTCGTCGGAGCGACGATGACCTTGACTTCCGGATGCGAGGTCAGGAGGCCCTGGGCTTCACGATAGCTCT contains these protein-coding regions:
- a CDS encoding FGGY-family carbohydrate kinase, whose translation is MSTETAYRHIAVIDIGKTNAKVVVLDAGTGSEVAVVKTGNSVLKTEPYPHYDIERLWHFIIEALKGFTVAPGFDAISITTHGASAVLLAADGSLAMPVLDYEHAYPQAVRDAYDRLRPEFAETFSPGLSVGLNIGAQIHYLKGSFPADFARVATILTYPQYWAFRLSGVAANEVTSLGCHTDLWNPTTQGYSSLVDTLCIRPLMAPVRSAFDALGSVLPTLAAEIGLARAVPVYCGIHDSNASLLPHLVENEAPFAVVSTGTWVISFGVGGDLEHLDPKRDALANVDAYGRAVPSARFMGGREFEILAAEIGTASPEAIEAALEPVIGKSLMLLPNVVEGSGPFPGSKRRWIADNAANNAERLAAVSLYLALMTEACLGLIGARGSIFVEGPFALNRAYLKALSALTNTDVIALAGSTGTSQGAALLTGIRPGTTAENLPVRAELAGLIRYRQAWRDALIS
- the rhaM gene encoding L-rhamnose mutarotase, which codes for MTAALERHAFKMTLNPGMEAEYRKRHDEIWPELVDLLHESGVSDYSIHLDRETNTLFGVLTRPKDHTMASLPDHPVMKKWWAHMADIMATNPDNSPVQSDLVAVFYLP
- a CDS encoding ABC transporter permease; this encodes MTNGSQAATAEKRVIPDRLGTPFKRILSSWETLLFGVAVAIFIFNSLASPYFLDPYNLSDATFNFTEKAMIAFAMALLVIAGEIDLSVAAIIALASTAMGAAAQLGVDTPGLVAIGIGVGLVCGIFNGFLVSVLKLPSIVVTIGTMSLFRGISYIVLGDQAYGNYPDSFAYFGQGYVVWVFSFEFVLFIVLAIAFAILLHATNFGRQVYTIGNNDFAARFSGIPVERIKFILFLLTGIMSGIAAVCLTSRLGSTRPSIALGWELEVVTMVVLGGVSILGGSGTIGGVVIAAFVMGLVTFGLGLLNVPGIVMSIFIGLLLIITIALPIVARRIKTMSSK
- a CDS encoding ABC transporter permease, yielding MPRILKRRETLLFIIIAVMIAGFATRAAGFAEPANLANIFNDTSILIILALAQMTVILTKSIDLSVAANLALTGMAVAMLNAAYPDIPLIVLVITAILMGAVLGAINGYLVWALEIPPIVVTLGTLTIYRGMAFVLSGGAWVNAHQFTPIFLNVPRTPLLGLPVLAWIGIVIVLMMYLVLRYMQFGRSAYASGGNPVAAVYAGIDVGWTRFLAFVLSGALAGLSGYLWVSRYAVAYVDIANGFELDSVAACVIGGISIAGGVGSVAGAVLGALFLGVIKNALPVIGISPFTQMAISGTVIILAVVFNARRERNRGRIILRDQAAKDTASEGAIA
- a CDS encoding sugar ABC transporter ATP-binding protein, producing MTTVLQRPLADAPAANNQAILEMRGISQIFPGVKALDGVSISLYPGKVTALIGENGAGKSTLVKILTGIYRPNEGEILVDGKPTAFANAQAAIDAGVTAIHQETVLFDELTVAENIFLGHAPRTSWRTIDWKRMNSRSKELLQSLESAIDPTIRLKDLSIAQRHLVAIARALSIEARIVIMDEPTAALSRKEIDDLFRIVEGLKAKGKAILFISHKFDELYEIADNFVVFRDGRDVGHGELKSTPQDEIVRMMVGRDVGNAFPKVAVALGETVLEVDKYCHRTEFRDISFKLRRGEILGVYGLIGAGRSELCQSLFGITRPLSGRLTLDGREIQVRSPQDAIGAGIVYVPEERGRHGLALPMPIYQNMSLPSLGRTSRKGFLKAANEFALARKYAERLDLRAAALSVPVGTLSGGNQQKVVIGKWLATQPKIIILDEPTKGIDIGSKAAVHGFISELAAEGLSIIMISSELPEIIGMADRVLVMKEGLSAGLFDRGELTPETLVRAATGNA